In Armatimonadota bacterium, one DNA window encodes the following:
- a CDS encoding polysaccharide deacetylase family protein, with amino-acid sequence MSQTCETRESGRGSQIVRAVIALLVCACLPALAGTSEALLQGASRLQAGDLAGAASAFERAATEDRLCAEAVAGSGAAALFSGDADGALRHFRNALVLAPGLACAHMGAGSASCVLSDYASAMSYFRSAVNSAPRSPALALAGEAYAACALGLYDTAIQQARSALGTVPDSPTARHALAAALLARGDPSVAAGMYSEPMVPGNLSNYSSPLFLPSCLWTPRAAYWAAHSAADESQLAQALARVPTPVPVTGPSGTPSPVGDFAFDTPRSGDILRDRVTVSVRVDNGLDIDHVIVRIDDSYAGISSARPFKVVVDTRLLDDGVCEMRADGFDTLGRVVRTTSLRVKVQNGNRTLGPEEREVRQAVAELLEQMLAPPVSPLATRQLIGHGLMATGQPQLAAGCFESAYAGNARIPGLRTDLLLAYKAMGLELAAAAPEVATTPANSKQVAITFDDGPHPLITPWILDELDKWGVKATFFLVGKQVTLYPELVREIRRRGHTVGSHSHAHYSLRHMSLSECEQDLVKSRLALREASGETVTLFRPPGGYYDDTVRQAAGNLGFTTVFWTANITSFPGRDGQRIAAELARQCANGGIILLHNGEDETLDTLPHLIPALRKYGVRFVTFDNGNPNAYARLDKPEHERGQAIP; translated from the coding sequence ATGAGTCAGACCTGCGAGACCCGGGAATCAGGGCGGGGAAGCCAGATTGTGCGCGCGGTCATCGCGCTGCTCGTGTGTGCTTGCCTGCCCGCGCTTGCCGGTACTTCCGAAGCCCTTCTGCAGGGCGCGTCACGGCTCCAGGCCGGAGATCTTGCGGGGGCGGCCTCCGCCTTTGAACGGGCCGCTACCGAGGACCGCCTGTGCGCGGAGGCGGTCGCCGGATCCGGTGCGGCAGCCCTCTTCTCAGGGGACGCTGACGGTGCGCTGCGTCACTTCCGCAATGCGCTGGTACTGGCGCCTGGGCTCGCCTGTGCGCATATGGGCGCGGGTTCGGCCTCGTGCGTGCTGAGCGATTACGCGTCGGCGATGAGCTACTTCCGCTCCGCGGTCAATAGCGCACCCCGCTCACCCGCTCTCGCGCTGGCGGGTGAAGCCTATGCTGCCTGCGCGCTGGGTCTGTATGATACGGCTATCCAGCAGGCACGGTCCGCCCTGGGCACGGTGCCGGACAGTCCCACGGCGCGGCATGCTCTGGCTGCTGCTCTGCTGGCGCGCGGGGACCCATCCGTTGCCGCCGGCATGTACTCTGAGCCTATGGTCCCGGGCAACCTGAGCAACTACTCTTCGCCGCTGTTCCTGCCCTCTTGCTTGTGGACGCCGCGTGCGGCGTACTGGGCCGCGCACTCCGCGGCGGATGAAAGCCAGCTTGCCCAGGCTCTTGCCCGTGTTCCGACGCCTGTGCCCGTTACAGGCCCATCCGGTACTCCCTCGCCCGTTGGTGACTTTGCCTTCGACACACCGCGGTCCGGGGATATACTGCGCGACCGGGTCACCGTCTCAGTGCGCGTGGATAACGGTCTGGACATCGACCACGTGATCGTGCGGATCGACGACAGCTACGCGGGCATTAGCTCGGCTCGCCCGTTCAAGGTGGTTGTGGATACCCGGTTGCTGGATGATGGCGTGTGTGAGATGCGTGCCGACGGCTTCGATACCCTGGGCCGCGTGGTGCGCACCACGAGCCTGCGTGTGAAAGTGCAGAACGGGAACCGGACGCTTGGTCCCGAGGAGCGAGAGGTTCGGCAGGCGGTTGCAGAGCTGCTGGAGCAGATGCTGGCGCCGCCCGTGTCACCGCTTGCGACGAGGCAGCTCATTGGGCACGGCCTCATGGCCACGGGGCAGCCCCAGCTGGCCGCAGGGTGCTTCGAGAGCGCTTATGCCGGAAACGCCCGCATCCCTGGCCTCCGCACGGATCTGCTCCTGGCCTACAAGGCGATGGGCCTCGAACTCGCCGCCGCTGCGCCGGAAGTCGCCACGACCCCGGCCAACAGCAAGCAGGTGGCAATCACCTTCGACGACGGGCCGCATCCGCTGATCACACCGTGGATCCTGGACGAACTGGACAAGTGGGGTGTGAAGGCCACCTTCTTTCTGGTGGGCAAGCAGGTTACGCTCTATCCGGAACTTGTGCGGGAGATCCGCCGCCGAGGACACACGGTGGGCAGCCATTCCCACGCCCACTACAGTCTGCGGCACATGAGCCTCAGCGAGTGCGAGCAGGACCTCGTGAAGAGCCGGCTGGCCCTGCGCGAGGCCAGCGGAGAGACAGTCACGCTGTTCCGGCCGCCCGGCGGGTACTACGATGACACAGTTCGGCAGGCCGCCGGCAACCTGGGTTTCACCACCGTCTTCTGGACCGCGAACATCACCAGTTTTCCGGGCCGTGACGGTCAGCGCATCGCCGCCGAACTGGCCCGGCAATGCGCGAACGGCGGGATCATTCTGCTGCACAACGGCGAGGACGAAACTCTGGACACCCTCCCGCATCTGATCCCGGCCCTGCGCAAGTATGGGGTGAGGTTTGTCACTTTCGACAACGGCAACCCGAACGCATACGCCCGGCTGGACAAGCCGGAACACGAGCGCGGACAGGCAATCCCGTGA
- a CDS encoding adenylosuccinate lyase, with protein MDLSLFDCVSPLDYRYYGDDPRMVELLAPYVTERAYIRSELEVEAAAARVLARRGVCSQAVADEITRAIDLVDPEDVHAEDKRIHHDTRAMVNCLRDKVSDAAKPFVHLSLTSFDVKDTALALRMKRCAHEAVIPELLKLEQILIDLSLRERRTLQMGRTHGQHAVPITFGFAVAQFVSRLGGRIEAIRAAADNLRGKISGAVGAYNASSLFFDDPLEFEREILAELGLEPSPGSTQIVEAEFVTDYMHALVSAFGVLANIADDMRHLQRTEIAEVGEKFEAEQVGSSTMPHKRNPWNFENVKSLWKVMVARMQTVYADQISEHQRDLTNSASQRFLPEVIVGLVNSTRRLQRIMGKLVTDADRMKRNFDMTADMVAAEPAYILLAAYGHPDAHEAVRKLTLEAQASGRPLGQLVDESQDLAPYLSKFTDQQRALLRDTTLYLGAAVEKTETLCRMWADRLGLNASV; from the coding sequence ATGGATCTGTCGCTGTTCGATTGCGTATCGCCCCTGGATTACCGCTATTACGGCGATGATCCGCGTATGGTGGAGTTGCTCGCACCGTATGTGACCGAGCGTGCCTACATCCGATCGGAGCTTGAGGTTGAGGCGGCTGCCGCGCGGGTGCTTGCGAGACGCGGGGTATGCTCGCAGGCGGTTGCAGACGAGATCACCCGTGCGATTGATCTCGTGGACCCGGAGGATGTGCACGCTGAAGATAAGCGCATCCACCATGACACGCGGGCAATGGTCAACTGTCTGAGGGACAAGGTAAGCGACGCGGCGAAGCCCTTTGTGCACCTGTCACTCACCAGCTTCGACGTGAAGGACACCGCTCTTGCCCTGAGAATGAAGCGCTGCGCTCATGAGGCGGTCATTCCGGAACTGCTCAAGCTCGAGCAAATCCTGATCGACCTGTCCCTGCGCGAGCGCCGTACGCTGCAGATGGGCCGGACCCACGGACAGCATGCGGTGCCGATTACTTTCGGTTTCGCAGTTGCCCAGTTCGTCAGCCGCCTGGGCGGGCGCATCGAGGCGATTCGCGCGGCAGCCGACAACCTGAGAGGGAAGATCAGCGGAGCGGTGGGCGCGTACAATGCCAGCAGCTTGTTCTTCGACGACCCGCTCGAGTTTGAGCGGGAGATACTGGCCGAGCTTGGTCTGGAGCCCTCGCCTGGTTCGACCCAGATCGTCGAGGCTGAGTTCGTGACAGACTATATGCACGCGCTCGTGTCCGCTTTCGGGGTGCTTGCGAACATTGCTGATGACATGCGCCATCTGCAGCGCACCGAGATCGCCGAGGTGGGGGAGAAGTTCGAGGCGGAACAAGTGGGCTCTTCAACAATGCCCCACAAGCGAAACCCGTGGAACTTTGAGAATGTGAAGAGCCTGTGGAAGGTCATGGTCGCGCGGATGCAGACCGTGTACGCTGACCAGATCTCCGAGCACCAGCGTGATCTGACGAACTCCGCGTCCCAGCGATTCCTGCCCGAGGTCATCGTGGGCCTGGTCAATTCCACCCGCCGCTTGCAGCGGATCATGGGCAAGCTGGTGACTGATGCTGACCGGATGAAGCGGAATTTCGATATGACCGCGGACATGGTGGCCGCCGAGCCTGCGTATATTCTGCTTGCGGCGTACGGCCACCCGGATGCACACGAGGCAGTGCGCAAGCTCACCCTCGAGGCACAGGCGAGCGGGCGACCACTTGGGCAGTTGGTGGATGAGTCGCAGGACCTCGCACCGTACCTGTCGAAATTCACGGACCAGCAGCGCGCGCTGCTGCGGGATACCACCCTTTACCTGGGGGCGGCAGTTGAGAAGACGGAGACGCTCTGCCGCATGTGGGCCGACCGCCTGGGCCTGAATGCATCCGTCTGA
- a CDS encoding DMT family transporter, with protein sequence MDAAAALGCLIAVFAWGAAGLFDKLGVRGADPFAAVLVRMVFGTLMVLVLCLATGRMRHVTAFPPTTYAFLAGSALFGALVGQLAYYVAIKHAPVSLVVPVTATYPVVAALLAVLVLKEQPTVGKFVGVLLVVAGLALVSGAGSKPNSVSVPETSAGAGRVMEGAVPESDGVPLPAADAPESESP encoded by the coding sequence ATGGATGCAGCGGCGGCCCTGGGCTGCCTGATCGCGGTGTTCGCCTGGGGAGCGGCGGGGCTCTTCGACAAGCTGGGGGTGCGCGGCGCGGATCCCTTCGCAGCGGTCCTCGTGCGCATGGTCTTTGGGACGCTTATGGTACTCGTGCTGTGCCTGGCAACCGGCCGCATGAGGCATGTGACCGCGTTCCCGCCCACGACCTATGCTTTCCTGGCCGGCAGCGCCCTGTTCGGCGCGCTGGTGGGCCAACTGGCGTATTACGTTGCCATCAAGCACGCACCGGTCAGCCTCGTGGTGCCGGTCACAGCGACTTATCCGGTTGTGGCCGCGCTGCTTGCGGTTCTGGTGCTGAAGGAACAGCCAACGGTGGGGAAGTTCGTGGGGGTCCTGCTGGTGGTCGCCGGACTGGCGCTGGTTTCGGGAGCGGGGAGCAAGCCGAACAGTGTGAGCGTCCCGGAAACATCCGCAGGGGCCGGGCGGGTGATGGAGGGCGCCGTGCCGGAGAGTGACGGCGTGCCTTTGCCTGCAGCCGACGCGCCTGAATCCGAGTCACCCTGA
- a CDS encoding PASTA domain-containing protein translates to MRTAGAVAQVIFEIIRGLIGILLTLAIFAGVMALATMTFYGTSPQQVHVPRVQGLTLADAERALTERGLKLKPSGKEYHDTIPADHVIRTKPYEGKRVKRGRSVECVISMGPREVRVPSVTGLNLDLAEQKLQRAGLMIEDIRRQSGDQPKDRVIKQDPAPGTKVGRSKGVVLVVSGGPEFGKLEVAGGPDWYFRRIRLIVPKGPALQRVQAVVITDQGEERPAYDRVHRPGDEVRVNIVVRSGWRVRVELMGKEILSKTF, encoded by the coding sequence ATGAGAACTGCCGGCGCCGTCGCCCAGGTCATCTTTGAGATTATCCGCGGATTGATCGGCATTCTTCTCACGCTGGCCATATTCGCGGGTGTCATGGCTCTCGCGACCATGACCTTCTACGGCACCAGCCCCCAACAAGTGCACGTCCCCCGAGTGCAGGGGCTGACGCTCGCGGATGCCGAGCGAGCGCTGACAGAGCGCGGTCTGAAGCTGAAGCCGTCAGGCAAGGAGTACCATGACACAATTCCTGCTGACCACGTGATCCGGACCAAACCGTACGAGGGAAAGCGCGTCAAGCGGGGTCGGTCCGTGGAGTGCGTCATCAGCATGGGGCCTCGCGAGGTACGGGTACCTTCGGTGACGGGCCTGAACCTGGATCTGGCGGAACAGAAGCTGCAGCGCGCGGGCCTGATGATTGAGGACATCCGACGGCAGTCGGGCGACCAGCCCAAGGATCGCGTGATCAAACAGGATCCAGCACCGGGCACAAAGGTCGGCCGCAGCAAAGGGGTCGTGCTGGTGGTCAGCGGCGGCCCTGAGTTCGGCAAGCTCGAAGTCGCCGGCGGCCCGGACTGGTACTTCCGGCGGATTCGGCTGATCGTGCCGAAAGGCCCCGCATTGCAGAGAGTGCAGGCGGTCGTGATCACCGATCAGGGCGAGGAACGCCCTGCTTACGACCGCGTCCACAGACCAGGGGACGAGGTGCGGGTGAATATCGTGGTGCGTTCAGGATGGCGAGTGCGGGTTGAGTTGATGGGCAAGGAGATCCTGTCAAAGACATTCTGA
- the rsmI gene encoding 16S rRNA (cytidine(1402)-2'-O)-methyltransferase — MADPSSSRAGTLYIVATPIGNLEDLTARARRVLAEVDVIAAEDTRRTRGLLEHLGLDRPVESCHEHSERGKASRIITRILEGRSVAYVTDAGVPTISDPGSVLVAEALAAGISVRPVPGPSAVTAALSVSGFRADQYLFAGYPPRKQSERARFFADIRDAQVPVVVFEAPHRIRECLRDAREALGLDREVFVGREMTKHFEEYIRAPLGQLCDRFTRQEPLGEFTLVFSPSGKQHNDAAQPGDPNRVADLLAATNLSTRQATEILAAASGMGRNAAYQAILARRSG; from the coding sequence ATGGCCGACCCTTCCAGCTCACGCGCCGGAACTCTCTACATCGTTGCGACCCCTATCGGCAACCTGGAAGATCTGACTGCCCGCGCGCGCCGGGTCCTTGCTGAGGTGGATGTGATCGCCGCCGAGGATACCCGGCGAACGCGCGGCTTGCTGGAGCACCTCGGCCTGGACCGTCCCGTGGAGAGTTGCCACGAACACTCCGAGCGCGGAAAGGCATCGCGCATCATCACCCGGATCCTTGAGGGCCGGTCTGTTGCCTACGTGACGGATGCGGGGGTGCCGACCATCTCAGACCCGGGCAGCGTGCTGGTTGCGGAAGCCCTTGCGGCGGGCATCTCCGTGCGGCCCGTCCCCGGCCCGAGCGCGGTCACGGCGGCGCTGTCCGTCTCCGGCTTCCGCGCCGACCAGTATCTCTTCGCCGGGTACCCGCCGCGCAAGCAGTCTGAGCGCGCCCGTTTCTTCGCCGATATCCGAGACGCACAGGTTCCCGTGGTGGTCTTCGAAGCTCCTCACCGGATCCGCGAGTGCCTGCGAGACGCGCGGGAGGCGCTGGGCCTGGACCGCGAGGTGTTCGTCGGCAGGGAGATGACGAAGCATTTCGAGGAGTACATCCGCGCGCCGCTGGGGCAGTTGTGCGACCGATTCACGAGGCAGGAGCCCTTGGGCGAGTTCACGCTGGTCTTCAGCCCATCCGGGAAACAGCACAACGACGCCGCGCAGCCCGGGGATCCGAATCGGGTCGCCGATCTCCTGGCGGCTACAAACCTGTCCACGCGGCAGGCGACGGAGATACTTGCGGCCGCGAGCGGAATGGGCAGGAACGCGGCTTACCAGGCAATCCTGGCGCGGCGGTCAGGGTGA
- a CDS encoding sigma-70 family RNA polymerase sigma factor: MADSDAKLIARAQRGDRAAFDELVRQHYSLAYNVAYRMLGDPDLSADAIQVAFVRAYKAIGRFRREAGFSTWLYRIVTNVCLDQLRRNAHSANSLTLVEEDDEDSLEERELPDYRADPAMSVEQRERQHLVQRALMRLNGGHREILAMYDLSGLSYEEISEILRVPLGTVKSRLNRARHALKEELSGHMELFE, encoded by the coding sequence GTGGCAGACAGTGACGCGAAGCTGATTGCGCGCGCCCAGCGCGGGGATCGTGCGGCCTTCGACGAACTCGTCAGGCAGCACTACTCCTTGGCGTACAATGTTGCCTACCGTATGCTGGGCGATCCCGACCTGAGTGCCGACGCCATCCAGGTTGCGTTCGTGCGCGCCTACAAGGCCATCGGGCGCTTCCGTCGTGAGGCCGGCTTTTCCACCTGGCTGTACCGGATCGTGACCAACGTCTGCCTCGACCAGCTGCGCCGGAATGCCCATTCCGCCAACAGCCTTACGCTGGTTGAGGAAGACGACGAGGACTCCCTTGAGGAACGCGAACTCCCCGATTACCGCGCCGACCCCGCTATGTCCGTGGAACAGCGCGAGCGTCAGCATCTCGTGCAGCGGGCACTTATGCGCCTGAATGGAGGGCATCGGGAGATACTGGCAATGTATGATCTGTCGGGGCTGTCCTACGAGGAGATCAGCGAAATCCTTCGGGTGCCCCTGGGCACCGTGAAATCCCGGCTCAATCGCGCGCGGCATGCGCTCAAGGAAGAGTTGTCCGGGCACATGGAACTTTTCGAGTAG
- a CDS encoding zf-HC2 domain-containing protein translates to MTCADWQDRFTEYLDNTLPADAHQQLEAHLAACPDCAADLAAFRATVSVLSSLPRVQPPEDMLARISAAIDAEAAEGAGSWKARRWNWSQISALAAAACLLLGLVAVFRGDLTGALLSAEKGAQMAQPQASRPLPAEKAATPAPATEKEVDSDGIAAGADSAPAELEGAAPVREASGAPASASAASTRASAGREKTRRDAGTRGAVPDTGPMRAESRPTARLETVRPPAPATVPTREESAPRFEDLLDAGHSALSTSVARELGEPDAFAMELPVPAGVAGAREGFAGATGKGGAGGEPAMPGAPMPAGPRATAYTADAPLAAPSMMATKSADVAIPGVTDGFLMTFIPPRVREVGRTGTAAVVIEPQSEVGSAVVTVKPDTHLKVTNADPRGVVYSGRLRAQRRTTLALNLVATESGTRELRIGVASERPEVRGRLDVEIPGFTPAPADAAGDVERKSPDITIEFDETPVRDALLAVGRQSGLAVKVGPEVAGPRINARFQEVPAEAALRMLCEEGNYRLEVREDGFAVAGP, encoded by the coding sequence ATGACTTGTGCTGACTGGCAGGACAGGTTCACTGAGTATTTGGACAATACGCTTCCAGCGGATGCGCACCAGCAACTGGAAGCGCATCTCGCTGCGTGTCCGGATTGCGCGGCCGATCTTGCCGCGTTCAGGGCGACTGTCAGCGTGCTGTCTTCGCTTCCGCGCGTCCAACCGCCAGAAGACATGCTGGCCCGGATCTCCGCTGCAATCGATGCGGAAGCCGCCGAGGGCGCGGGATCGTGGAAGGCGCGGCGCTGGAACTGGTCGCAGATCAGCGCTCTTGCTGCTGCTGCCTGCCTGCTTCTCGGGCTCGTAGCGGTGTTCCGCGGCGACTTGACCGGGGCGCTGCTATCTGCGGAGAAGGGTGCTCAGATGGCCCAGCCGCAGGCCTCACGCCCTCTCCCTGCTGAGAAAGCCGCAACTCCCGCACCCGCTACAGAGAAGGAAGTCGATTCGGACGGCATTGCCGCCGGAGCAGACAGCGCGCCGGCCGAGCTTGAGGGTGCAGCGCCCGTCCGTGAGGCGAGCGGGGCTCCCGCTTCCGCCTCTGCCGCGTCAACACGCGCGTCTGCGGGCCGTGAAAAGACCCGGCGCGACGCGGGGACACGCGGTGCCGTTCCAGACACTGGGCCGATGCGCGCTGAGTCGCGACCGACCGCGCGTTTGGAGACCGTCCGGCCCCCTGCGCCGGCGACTGTTCCCACGCGAGAGGAATCGGCGCCGCGATTCGAGGATCTGCTGGACGCCGGCCACAGCGCTCTGAGCACTTCAGTGGCCCGGGAACTCGGCGAGCCGGACGCCTTTGCGATGGAACTGCCCGTACCTGCCGGCGTGGCTGGGGCCCGTGAAGGCTTCGCCGGTGCGACCGGGAAGGGTGGCGCAGGAGGGGAGCCGGCCATGCCTGGAGCTCCCATGCCTGCGGGTCCACGGGCCACCGCTTACACAGCGGACGCACCCCTGGCAGCGCCGTCTATGATGGCAACCAAATCAGCCGACGTCGCTATTCCCGGCGTAACTGATGGCTTCCTCATGACTTTCATCCCCCCCAGAGTCCGGGAGGTCGGCCGGACAGGGACCGCTGCGGTGGTCATTGAGCCCCAGTCCGAAGTGGGGAGCGCGGTGGTTACGGTCAAACCGGATACGCACCTGAAGGTTACCAATGCAGACCCGAGAGGGGTCGTGTATTCTGGTCGGCTGCGGGCTCAGCGGCGCACCACGCTGGCCCTCAATCTGGTTGCGACCGAATCCGGCACCCGGGAACTGCGGATCGGCGTGGCATCCGAACGGCCTGAGGTTCGCGGCCGGCTGGACGTGGAAATCCCCGGCTTCACACCCGCTCCAGCCGACGCAGCCGGGGACGTTGAGAGAAAGTCGCCGGACATCACCATCGAGTTCGATGAGACGCCGGTGCGCGACGCGCTCCTTGCGGTGGGACGGCAGTCCGGACTTGCGGTGAAAGTCGGGCCCGAGGTTGCCGGACCGCGCATCAACGCGCGTTTCCAGGAGGTTCCGGCGGAGGCGGCTCTGCGGATGCTGTGCGAAGAGGGTAACTACAGGCTGGAGGTCCGCGAAGATGGTTTCGCGGTCGCGGGGCCGTGA
- a CDS encoding beta-galactosidase, whose protein sequence is MTPQRRYTANPTKASLTWSRSAMLLAVLAWFCVADSVSGSQDVPLLNPNLSEFPAASIADCSDLLSPPAGRRGFVFAGTDGRLYYEDGTQARFWGINVAKDSVFQSRETIDQAVAAIARAGFNLVRLHHVDDENGLLPARLAGSSPRIDQTRLDILDYWVSALKERGICVYLDLLDFRTFREAEGVTAAGELGRGAKPCAVFDPTLIRLQQEYARELLFDHVNPYTGLSYARDPAVVTVELCDENGLFHEERRLERLPTFYRTQLLQRWGRWLLQRYQTRERLAQAWASDPGAQLKPYEDPSRASVGMPGLSPDLELEGPRRVDRDMFFAAVHRDYFRQMIGFLRENGLRCPVTAVTEPRAPGDLWSVAQELDCTAINYYFDHPYFRAATPWQLPGFFSGNSPLSAPVATAFAPTLGAARVDGKPLLVREWGVCWPNPCRAEGMLDAACYAALHDVDAMMLFTFDTRPATRRIDYFDVVHDPARWGMASIGARLFLQRQIRTSERTEVLSFGPADVFTRSLTRFPVDTHALSWISRVANQFASSSATRAEPDAVCVSDTRELVIDRAAGLLRVESQQVNGAAGNLRLAGKIACSGLSFAGNSEHAAFVWQSLDSQPWRTSRNWLVRYVSDAANTGQQVRIHLKKKTQTILALDAVGGGPVVSDGRPDATPTVFWMGAQPLIRVFMRGGGFELVRSGERYLLYCDTPGASIELGLPEALSRAVPYSASGQAGKSLDPRRRFVWGADTALVVIDPAAAAGGS, encoded by the coding sequence GTGACGCCACAGCGCCGGTACACCGCAAACCCGACGAAGGCTTCTCTCACCTGGTCACGTTCGGCCATGCTGCTGGCCGTCCTGGCCTGGTTCTGTGTTGCCGATAGTGTGAGCGGGTCTCAGGACGTCCCCCTGCTCAATCCCAATCTCAGTGAGTTCCCGGCCGCTTCCATCGCGGATTGCTCAGACCTGCTCAGCCCACCCGCCGGCCGCAGGGGGTTTGTCTTTGCCGGTACGGATGGCCGCCTGTACTACGAAGACGGCACGCAGGCCCGATTCTGGGGCATCAATGTCGCCAAGGATTCTGTATTCCAGTCGCGGGAAACCATCGATCAGGCCGTCGCGGCCATCGCCCGTGCAGGGTTCAATCTGGTCCGGCTGCATCACGTGGATGATGAGAACGGGCTGCTTCCCGCGCGTCTGGCGGGATCGTCACCGAGGATCGACCAGACACGGCTGGATATCCTGGACTACTGGGTATCCGCACTGAAGGAGCGGGGGATCTGCGTCTATCTGGACCTGCTGGATTTCCGCACGTTCCGGGAAGCAGAGGGAGTGACGGCTGCAGGTGAACTCGGCCGCGGTGCCAAGCCCTGCGCGGTGTTCGACCCCACTCTCATCCGGTTGCAGCAGGAGTATGCGCGGGAGCTACTCTTCGATCACGTGAACCCGTACACTGGCCTGTCCTACGCGCGCGACCCGGCGGTGGTGACCGTCGAACTGTGCGATGAGAACGGGCTTTTTCACGAGGAGCGCCGGCTGGAGCGCCTGCCCACCTTCTACCGCACGCAACTTCTCCAGCGCTGGGGAAGGTGGCTTCTACAGCGTTACCAGACGCGGGAGCGTCTTGCGCAGGCATGGGCTTCCGATCCCGGCGCGCAACTCAAACCCTACGAGGACCCATCCCGGGCGTCCGTGGGCATGCCGGGCCTGAGCCCAGACCTGGAACTGGAGGGCCCAAGGCGCGTCGATCGCGACATGTTCTTCGCAGCGGTACACCGTGACTACTTCCGGCAGATGATCGGTTTTCTGCGCGAGAACGGGCTGCGTTGCCCGGTCACGGCGGTCACGGAGCCGCGAGCGCCGGGTGACCTGTGGTCCGTCGCCCAGGAGCTTGACTGCACGGCGATCAACTATTACTTTGACCACCCGTATTTCCGTGCCGCAACGCCCTGGCAGCTTCCGGGGTTCTTCTCGGGCAACAGCCCGCTGAGCGCTCCGGTTGCCACCGCATTCGCGCCAACCCTTGGCGCGGCCCGTGTGGACGGCAAGCCCCTGTTGGTGCGTGAGTGGGGTGTGTGTTGGCCAAACCCGTGTCGTGCCGAGGGCATGCTGGACGCCGCCTGCTATGCGGCGCTGCACGATGTGGACGCGATGATGCTGTTCACCTTCGACACTCGCCCGGCGACGCGGAGGATCGATTACTTCGATGTTGTTCACGATCCCGCGCGCTGGGGGATGGCTTCAATTGGCGCCCGACTGTTCCTTCAGCGCCAGATACGGACATCGGAGCGCACGGAAGTCTTGTCCTTCGGGCCGGCGGATGTGTTCACACGATCGCTGACGCGTTTTCCGGTCGACACACACGCACTGTCGTGGATCAGCCGCGTCGCCAACCAGTTTGCCTCGTCTTCCGCCACTCGTGCGGAGCCAGACGCGGTCTGTGTCTCTGATACCCGCGAGCTGGTCATTGACCGCGCCGCAGGCCTGCTGCGGGTCGAAAGCCAGCAGGTCAACGGAGCCGCCGGGAATCTGCGGCTGGCCGGTAAGATCGCATGCAGCGGCCTGTCCTTCGCGGGCAACTCCGAGCACGCGGCCTTCGTATGGCAGAGTCTCGACAGCCAGCCCTGGCGCACCTCGCGCAACTGGCTGGTCCGGTACGTCAGCGATGCCGCGAACACCGGCCAGCAGGTACGCATTCATCTGAAGAAGAAAACCCAGACGATTCTGGCGCTGGATGCCGTGGGCGGCGGGCCGGTGGTGAGTGACGGCCGGCCGGATGCCACGCCGACCGTTTTCTGGATGGGGGCGCAGCCGCTTATCCGGGTGTTCATGCGAGGGGGCGGCTTCGAACTCGTGCGCTCCGGCGAGAGGTACCTACTCTACTGCGACACCCCCGGGGCGTCTATCGAGCTCGGCCTGCCCGAAGCTCTCAGCCGCGCCGTTCCATACTCCGCGTCGGGCCAGGCGGGTAAGTCTCTCGACCCGCGCCGGCGGTTCGTCTGGGGCGCGGACACCGCTCTCGTCGTCATCGATCCCGCAGCTGCCGCGGGTGGGAGTTGA
- a CDS encoding biotin--[acetyl-CoA-carboxylase] ligase: MDVDQILLETAGLHLGHSLEVHKVIGSTNDRVLELAAGGAPEGVVVCAESQSAGRGRLGRTWKDTPGGSLLFSVLLRPGTGEFAPGLLSLGAGVATADALHELVGAAVRTKWPNDLVVPSASQDGGAAKLGGILLEGRGGSFALGIGINVTQAPPTEAPALPSIALDQVWQHAAPREMILAAILRALDAVYLELQRGCTGQVVARARTLDTVLGQAVTLQVAGESVTGIASGIDEAGALVIKTAAGIRSFTAGELSLSSGIHR; the protein is encoded by the coding sequence ATGGATGTTGACCAGATACTGCTCGAGACTGCGGGCCTGCACCTCGGCCATTCACTGGAGGTGCACAAAGTCATCGGCTCCACGAACGACCGGGTCCTGGAGCTTGCCGCGGGAGGCGCGCCCGAAGGGGTTGTGGTGTGTGCCGAGAGCCAATCCGCGGGCCGCGGTCGCCTGGGCAGGACGTGGAAAGACACACCCGGCGGGAGCCTGCTGTTCTCCGTGTTGTTGCGGCCCGGGACCGGTGAGTTCGCGCCGGGACTCCTAAGCCTCGGGGCTGGGGTGGCCACTGCCGACGCGCTGCACGAACTGGTCGGGGCGGCGGTGCGCACCAAATGGCCAAACGATCTGGTGGTTCCGTCCGCATCCCAGGATGGAGGCGCAGCAAAGCTCGGCGGTATCCTCCTTGAAGGCCGTGGGGGTTCGTTCGCCCTGGGCATTGGCATCAATGTCACCCAGGCTCCGCCGACCGAAGCGCCCGCATTGCCCTCAATCGCGCTTGACCAGGTCTGGCAACATGCGGCACCGCGCGAGATGATCCTTGCGGCGATCCTGCGGGCTCTTGACGCCGTTTACCTGGAGCTGCAACGCGGCTGCACCGGGCAGGTAGTGGCCCGGGCGCGCACGCTTGACACCGTCCTCGGACAGGCTGTAACGTTGCAAGTGGCCGGGGAGTCAGTGACCGGCATTGCATCCGGAATTGATGAGGCAGGGGCGCTGGTGATCAAGACCGCGGCCGGCATCCGATCCTTCACGGCGGGCGAATTGTCTCTCTCCAGTGGAATCCACCGATGA